The region CTGGAGGAGAGTATCAGATACATCTTATTCTTGGAGACAGTATGTACAGCAGAATCGGGACAGAGAGAGTGTTCAAAGGAAATCCTGGAGAGAACTTAGTAGAAGAGAACACCTTTGGTTGGGTTGTTCATGGTGGAGATGAGTATACAGGTGATGGTGTGTGTATGTATCTGAGAGAAGTCAATGATTATGAGAAACTGTACAGTTTGGATGTACTTGGAGTTGAAGGTCGGGGAGAGAATGACCAGTTTGATGTACTGCGTGACTTTAAAGAGAACATTGTGAGAAGAGACGATGGGAGGTATGAAGTCAGTTTCCCCTGGATTCCAGGAGCTGAGTTATCGAGCACAAACGAGGTGTTGAGCATGAAGCGTTTGCAGAATTTTGAGAGGAGATTGTCAAAGAATGAGAACTTGAGAGAAGAATATGCTGACATCATCGAAGAGCAACTGCGGGTGGGCAAGGTAAAAGAAGTTCCTGAGAGGCCGACGGGTGAACGAGTATTCTACATGCCACATAAACCAGTTATCAAGGAGAGTGCAGTAACTACAAAGGTCCGTATGGTATTTGACGCCAGCGCTAAGCCCTACCCGTTGGCCAcgcggcctgctcccgtctgaccttgtggctcagtcggtggagcggcggagatctaacccgaaggtcgtgggttcatttcccaccctggtcagagtttttctctgtccttgtgtgggcccatttccatctgtagggctaacgctcacatggttcatatgggattgaaatctagcacttcacattacactctattcagttaaatcAATGATTTTATGTTCACTGGCCCCCCATTGCAGCCACTGCTCTGGGACATTATGGTGAGAGCACGCATGTCTACAAACCTACTCCTTGGTGACATCGAGAAAGCGTTTCTGCAGATAGGtgttaaagaaaaagacagagATGCTTTCAGATTTCTCTTTAATGTCAAAGGAGAAGAGCGACATCTGAGGTTCATGCGAGTACCTTTTGGAGTGGAAGCCAGTCCTTCTGTGTTAGGAGCCACTCTGCAGAATCACCTTTAGCAGCAAGGAACACAATTTAAAGACAGTCAGAGCACTGAAGGAGAACACCTTTGTCGACAACCTTATGCAGATGGGAGGAGATCAGGAGCAGCTGGTGAAATTTAAAAAGGAGTGCACGGAAATCCTCGAGAATGCTAGGTTTCCAGTTCATAAGTGGGAATCAAATGTTGGATCTCTAGAGAGCGAGAACATGCCGAACCCTAGTAAGATTCTCGGACACACATGGAACAAGGAAGACACTCTGGAGTTCCCAGCAAAGCCTTTCGCTGAAGATCAACCTGTGACTAAGCGGACTATCCTCAGCTACTTGGGAGCTATCTATGATCCGCTCGGGATAGTCTCACCCACTATGGCGCAAGGGAAGCATATCTATCGACAATCCTGTGATGAGAAGAAGGGGTGGAATGCAGAGATCTCCAGCCAGTTGAGAGATGAGTGGTTTAAATGGACGAAGAAACTTAAGACTGTTGAGATACCCAGAAGCCTAGCCACTTTAATTGGAGAGATTACGGGAGTGCATCTTCATCTCCTTGCAGATGCTAGTAACCTAGCATGCTGTGCTGCGGCAGTTGCAGTTGTGGAACAACAAGGGAGTATGTCTAAGGGGCTGCTAACTTCGAAGTCGCGAATATCAAAGAGAAACACTTCTATAGCGAGACTAGAACTTGTCAGGGCAGAAAACCTGCATGGTGCTCTGCAACGTTGGCCCATCAGTTCTA is a window of Montipora capricornis isolate CH-2021 chromosome 13, ASM3666992v2, whole genome shotgun sequence DNA encoding:
- the LOC138030912 gene encoding uncharacterized protein produces the protein MGGDQEQLVKFKKECTEILENARFPVHKWESNVGSLESENMPNPSKILGHTWNKEDTLEFPAKPFAEDQPVTKRTILSYLGAIYDPLGIVSPTMAQGKHIYRQSCDEKKGWNAEISSQLRDEWFKWTKKLKTVEIPRSLATLIGEITGVHLHLLADASNLACCAAAVAVVEQQGSMSKGLLTSKSRISKRNTSIARLELVRAENLHGALQRWPISSTTILMDSMVALYWLANPAKAWKVLVANRVRKITQSTSEIGITWKYVPTDMNLADLGSRGATIAKMERGNWLTGPNRLLDEMQCPQ
- the LOC138030911 gene encoding uncharacterized protein gives rise to the protein MQNEVSQTSSPTEVSLTGSTTYAEEKVLSDIIPVCVEGEILWAYLNTGSGRNFISREAVKKLKLKPARHESREILTVNGSKVQSMPIFDTSIVSLDGKACEEIELTGSRLADFTTVRRPDMKQLKLKYSHTQDKRFYMTSGGEYQIHLILGDSMYSRIGTERVFKGNPGENLVEENTFGWVVHGGDEYTGDGVCMYLREVNDYEKLYSLDVLGVEGRGENDQFDVLRDFKENIVRRDDGRYEVSFPWIPGAELSSTNEVLSMKRLQNFERRLSKNENLREEYADIIEEQLRVGKVKEVPERPTGERVFYMPHKPVIKESAVTTKVRMPLLWDIMVRARMSTNLLLGDIEKAFLQIGVKEKDRDAFRFLFNVKGEERHLRFMRVPFGVEASPSVLGATLQNHL